From the genome of Parcubacteria group bacterium CG10_big_fil_rev_8_21_14_0_10_36_14:
TGGTGTTTTTCTAAAACAAATTTTCCAATTTTTATTTTTTTTATAAATACCTATCATTCTCGGCGGAAAACCAAAACCAAATTCTTCCGCTTTTGCCCCTAATTTCTTAGCACAAATAAAATGCCCAAATTCATGGACAAAGACAATTAATCCTAAAACAATTAAAAATATCAAAAGTGTTATTAACATATAAATCTATATTATCATAAATATATTATGCTTTCAAATATAGAGCTTTATTCCATCCGTTCAACATTGCCAATTAAAAAGAGACCTTTATTGTAGGCCTCATAAACTATAATTATTCGCTAAAAGCGAACTCTGCAACTTCCTCAATTCTGCTTAAAGTTTTGATATTGAGATTTTGGCGGACTCTTTCTGGAATATCAACCAAATCTTTTTCATTCCACTTGGGAATAATAACTTGAGTATATCCGGAGCGATAAGCCGCCAGAACCTTTTGCTTGATTCCGCCAACAGGCAGAAGCTGTCCACGTAAATTGATTTCGCCGGTAAGTGCCAAATCGTCACGTACCTTCTTATCAAGAATAATGGACAATAAACAAAGAGTGATTGCTGTTCCGGCAGAAGGCCCTTCTTTGCCAATACCATATTCATCACAGCTGACATGAAAATCATACTTATCAAGGTATTCTGGATCCATTCCTTGAGACTCCAGATATGCAGTTGTAGCACACTTAAAAGCTGTCGTAGCAGCAACTCGGACCGACTCGGTCATTACTTTTCCGAGCTTCCCTGTAATCATAAGTCTACTGCCCGCACCTTTGTGCAAAATCGGTAGTCTCAGTGCCTCTATTGTCAAAGTTGTCCCACCATAAGGTGTCCAGGCAAGACCGGTCACAACCCCGGGACCATCAACATGAATTCTGTCTGTAACCTCAAATATTTCTGGACCAAGAATAATTGACAGTTCTTCCGCCTGAATGACTTTTTCAAACGATTTGCCTTGAGCAATAAGAACAGCTCGATTTCGCAAAACATCGGCAAGCGTTCTTTCTAGCTCGCGAACACCTGCTTCACGGATATATTGCCTAATAATCTTCTTGACTGCCGCTTCAGAAAATTCAACTCCATAATCTTCAAGTCCATGCTCTTTTATTTGCTTTGGAATAAGGTGGCGCTCTGCAATATGAAACTTCTCACTGCCGATATAACCGTCAAAATTCAAAAATTCAAGTCTATCGCGCAAAGTAGCAGGAATTCTATCCCTATAATTTGATGTGCAAATGAAAATTACATTAGACAAGTCAATAGGGATCTCTGGTCCAAAATAATTGTCAAAAAAAGCATAATTTTGTTCCGGATCCAAAACTTCCAAAAGCGCAGAAGCCGGATCGCCCTTGTTATTATCTTGCGTCAGCTTATCAATCTCATCTAAGTCAAAAACTGGATTATTAACGCCAGCCTCAATCATTGCCTTTACAATCCGTCCGGCCATTGTGCCAACATAAGTTCGACGATGCCCACGGATTGCCGCTTCATCACGAATTCCACCCAAACTAATTCTGACAAACTTTCTGCCAATCGCTTCAGCAATGCCCTTGGCAATTGATGTCTTGCCTGTTCCCGGAGGTCCGTCAAAACAGAGAATCATTCCACGCTTTTTAGGATTAAGCTTAAAAATTGCCAAAAATTCGATAACTCGCCGCTTGAGCTTTTCCAAACCATAATGATCTCTATCTAAAATTTCCTTTGCCAATTTTAGATCAATAATATCTTCTGTCTTTTTATTCCAAGGATAATCACAAAGCATAATGATATAATCACGCGAAACGTTAGCCTCCATCATACCCTTCGGCATTTGACTATAACGTTCAAGTTCGCGCTGGGCAACTTTCTCTACCCCAATAGGCATATCAGCCAGTTCAATGCGCCGGGCAAGTTCTTCCGTATCATCCTCTTCATCTGCACCGGTCGTTTTCCTCAATTCATCCAAAACCTGCCTTTTTTTCTGCATTAAATGATACTGTCGTTGGCTTTCAATAATACTGTCTTTAACTTTGCCGTCAATTTTTTCATCTACTTCTAATTCAACGAGAGTATTAGAAAAACACTCGTATATCTTTTCAAGAAGCTTGAGCGCACTAAATTCATTGAATAGTTCTCGCTGTTCTTTTGAACTCAAAATATTTGACTTCACAAGCTCATAAATCATAATGTCTACCATAGTATGGACGTTACTCGCTTGGCTGACTTCTTTGATAATTTGATTTTCTATTTTTCCTAATCTTACAAGCTTTTCCAAGATTTCCTTACAGTCACGAAGTAGCCGTCCCACCAAAAGCGAATCAACACCATACAAATTGTAATACTCTACGTTTACAAAAAAAGGCGCGACTGAACTGGTGAAGCTTTTAATATGTACCTTTCTTTCTGTAATAAAAGCGCACTGATATTTTGACCCTTCTTTTTTACACGACATAAGCTTGACTTTTACGCCCAATCCATCAAAGGTTTCCAAATTTTTAGTAGGATCTTTTTCATCATAAGTCGGAATTAAGACAAACCTTGTATGAAAATCGCTTAATACATTGTTATTTCCCAAGTCTAAGCCACTTTTTAATACTGCCTTAAAAGTCGCAATATTCACATTGGTTTCAAAAAATATTGCTCTTTGCAATTGATCCACAGGAATAAAATTGGCATTAATAAAAACAGCAGGGAAAACAGACTTTTGCTTCGTCATTTTTCACCTCTTCCATTTTCAAAGAGCGGGGCGTTCCTACTTATATATAAACATATTTTAGCTAAATATGCAAGATAGTTTCTATGATATAATAGAAATAAACGAAATGGCGGACAAATACTCTAAAAATAAGCGTTTTTAGCCCTATGGATCGTAATTACTTAAAAAGCAATCACATACTAAAAATAGACCTGAATATTTCAAAAAATGCCAGGCTTTTCGTGAATGCTCTTTTAGAGAGCTCAAATGAATTTGATCGGCAAAGATTTGGCGAAGCGCTTTTAGATGAGTTGTCCGATTTGGCAAAAATTGATATTGTAGAGCTAAAAATTTCTAACACCAAGCAATACCACAAACGTTACCAAAATAAAATAGTATCCAAACAATATGGATACTACAAACCAAATGCTAATTATATATTTATATATAACCGCACGGCCGTACAAGGAAAAAACTTGGCGCCAAAAACATTTTTAGATACCCTTCTCCATGAATGGCTACATCATTATGATTTCAAAAAATTGGGATTAAACTCAATCCACAGCTCGGGATTTTATAAGCGCCTCGGTCATCTCAAAGAAATGCTAGGGATATAATAATTAGATTTATATTATTATCTTAAACTGCTGGGTTGAAATCTTATTCTCATTCATATCCTCTAATAGTCCTCTGATTATATATTCTCCTTTTTCTAAATAAAACTTATCAAAACTCCGACGAATATCGTCATAACCCCTTGCAGTCACTTTAAAACTTCTATAAAAAGTATTATTTATAAAAATCTTTAACACACCCTGAAACTCACTGCATTGCGGATCACGACGACTAATATGCGCTAAAATACTAGTCTCACCATTTTCAGTCTGGCTATAAAAATGCTCAATCCAAATATTATATTTTTTCTCTTCTGCCGTAAGGCTTTCAAGCTCCTTTTTTTCCGAATTTTCTTTTGCTTCTTCAATTTTATCATCAACCAAGATTGCAGTTTGTTCTATTTTTAAAGTTAATTTTTCATTTGCTTCATCATCCAAATTTTCTATTATTTTTCTTACTTCATCCTTACTTTCTTCTAATTTGCTTTCAATAATAGACTGAACCGCCTTTGGAGCATTTGCATATGTATCTGCCAAAATCTCTTGCTTTTTTAAAATTGCATCACCCAAATCCTCAGTCAACTTTGCTGTGTCCCCGCCCTCGCTTTTTAGACTATTTATAAAATTCATCGCATCATAAGAATAGTCATCCCCGGCCTTTAAAGCCTTTTCCACTAAAGCCATATCTCCTTTTTCAAGCAAAGTTCCGGCTTCGCTTATTTTCTCTCCAATCAACTTTGTCAATTTTTCTACTTTTTCACTTTTTTCCTTAGTTCCCCAAATATCTATTTTTTCAACTAAAGTATCAAAAAAATATAATGGACTGTCCGGCGTTATGCCAGCATTACTTGCAATTGTCTTTCCGCCATAATATGTTACCGAAGCAACTGTTATAATTAAGGCTGCGATTAATAATCGAAACATAGCTATGCTAATTAATCATAAATAATAGTTTTATACTCCTCAATCAGTTTTTCCACTATTTTTTTCCAATTATATTTTTCTTCTGCAAATTGACGAGCTTTTCCTCCCATTCTTTTTCTTAAATTTTCATCAAAAATAATTTTACGAATTTTTTCTGCCAAATCTTTTGCATCCCCAGGCTCTGCCAAAAATCCATTTTCTCCATCATTTATAATGGTTCTTACTCCAGAAAGGTTTGATGCGATAAGTGAGATTCCAGAAGCTCCTGCTTCCAAAAGAACAATGCCAAAAGCCTCTGCCCTATCTATTGACGGCAGAACAAAAACGTCGGCTAAGCGATAATAATCCGGAAGCTCTGCATCTACAACTCCGCCAGTAAAAATAACTTTTTGCGCAATACCCAAGCCCTCTGCCATATTTTGATAATCCTGCTTGAGATCTCCTTCACCAACTATAATTAATCTTATATTTTCGTTATTAATTTCTTTTATTGATTTTAATAAAATCGCAAGACCCTTAAAGTTGTGTGGTTTATCCAGACCTCCGACAAAAAGAATGACTTTATCATTATTATCAATATAGTATTTTTTCAAAAGATCTTCATTTTTTTCTTTTGGAAAAAACTTTTGAGTATCAACTCCAAATGGCAATTCAAAAAATTTTTCTCTTTTACTATGAAAATATTTTTTTATGTCAGAACTTTCTACATAATCAAACGAAGAAACAATTATTTTATTCGCGCGCTTGAGGAGTAAAGGGATAATAAATTTTTTATATAGCTGAAAAATAACCCCTCTATATCCATTACTCACCAAGTCCATATGATAAGTCAAAACCAATTTTTTCTTAGGATGAAAAATAGAATAAAACCAAACCGGAAAACTCGCGCCTAAGAATGGTAAATGGAGATGAATAATATCAAAATCTTTCAATTCAAAAATTATCTTCGGGATCAATGCGGCATTGCCAATGCTTAAGACGGAATTTATCCTCTTTACTTTAAAATCCTCATTAAAATCAGGACTGATATTACTGTAATTGGGCGTAAAAATAGTTATGCGAGCACCTCCCTTTGCCAGCTCACGTGAAAAACCATAAACAGAGTTCCCTATGCCTCCTCTATACGGCGGAAATGTGCAAACGATTTGAGCAATTTTCATATTTTTTATTATAATATTCTTCGAACCATTCTCCAATATAGAGCAAATATCGGATTAGCGATTTTATTTAAAATCCAATTATCCACATCCTGAAATAAAATTTTTCCGACAAAGTATTGGGCAATTTCTTTGTCTGTTGTTTTCCGTAATTTTTGTGTTTGCCTTCTTTTGGCGCAAATTTTTCTCCAATTATTTGGATACAAAAAATATTCATAAACACGAAGTTTCTCCCGCCAAAAACCGGAAAATAATGAAAAGAAAAATAATCCTACCTCCATAACAATAAACGCCGGAAAAATTAGAATCAATGTCCAAGCGTTATAATTTTTCAAAACCGTTAGATAACGGTTCCTCTCCATAAAATAATACTTTTTTATTGATTTTGAAAACTCATATTTATGATAAATAGTTGATTCGGGCGCCAAAATATTTTTATATCCTGCCAAGCTTAAGCGCCAGCCCAAATCAGTATCTTCGTGATACATAAAAAACTCTTCATCAAAATACCCAACTTTTTTCAGCGCTTTCATATTAAAAAGTGTTCCCGCTCCACTTGCATAAGCAATATTTAATTCTTCCTCGCGCGCGTACCAATCTAATAAATATTTGTCCGCTTTTTCTTTGCTCCATCCATAGCCATAACAATATCCAAAACCAAGATAGTGTATCGCATTTCCCATTGTATTCATAACATTGGGTACAGGAAGTCCTGTGGCATCTTTTGGATATAAATAAATCAACGATTGAACTGAACCTATTTTTTCATCCATTTTTTTAAGCGCATTTTCCAAAAAATCAAAATTTACAGCAGTATCCTGATTTAAAAGATATGCATAGTCAAACCCTC
Proteins encoded in this window:
- the lon gene encoding endopeptidase La; this translates as MTKQKSVFPAVFINANFIPVDQLQRAIFFETNVNIATFKAVLKSGLDLGNNNVLSDFHTRFVLIPTYDEKDPTKNLETFDGLGVKVKLMSCKKEGSKYQCAFITERKVHIKSFTSSVAPFFVNVEYYNLYGVDSLLVGRLLRDCKEILEKLVRLGKIENQIIKEVSQASNVHTMVDIMIYELVKSNILSSKEQRELFNEFSALKLLEKIYECFSNTLVELEVDEKIDGKVKDSIIESQRQYHLMQKKRQVLDELRKTTGADEEDDTEELARRIELADMPIGVEKVAQRELERYSQMPKGMMEANVSRDYIIMLCDYPWNKKTEDIIDLKLAKEILDRDHYGLEKLKRRVIEFLAIFKLNPKKRGMILCFDGPPGTGKTSIAKGIAEAIGRKFVRISLGGIRDEAAIRGHRRTYVGTMAGRIVKAMIEAGVNNPVFDLDEIDKLTQDNNKGDPASALLEVLDPEQNYAFFDNYFGPEIPIDLSNVIFICTSNYRDRIPATLRDRLEFLNFDGYIGSEKFHIAERHLIPKQIKEHGLEDYGVEFSEAAVKKIIRQYIREAGVRELERTLADVLRNRAVLIAQGKSFEKVIQAEELSIILGPEIFEVTDRIHVDGPGVVTGLAWTPYGGTTLTIEALRLPILHKGAGSRLMITGKLGKVMTESVRVAATTAFKCATTAYLESQGMDPEYLDKYDFHVSCDEYGIGKEGPSAGTAITLCLLSIILDKKVRDDLALTGEINLRGQLLPVGGIKQKVLAAYRSGYTQVIIPKWNEKDLVDIPERVRQNLNIKTLSRIEEVAEFAFSE